The proteins below are encoded in one region of Geomonas ferrireducens:
- a CDS encoding WxcM-like domain-containing protein — protein MDDVFVHAHGICESRQIGSGTRIWAFAHVLPGAKIGKNCNICDNVFIENDVVIGDDVTIKCGVQIWDGLRIGDKVFIGPNATFTNDIFPRSKEYPEAFAQTCIGDGASIGANATILPGLKIGAKAMIGAGAVVTKNVPPNAIVTGNPATISGYVNISREKVRSFTAGAPDLQSVTEPVSLQVGGAVLYPLPRFSDMRGELSPIDFGKDLPFNPTRHFLVFNVPGGKVRGEHAHKVCAQFLMVIRGKVSIVLDDGNDTCEVSLDSPSAGVYLPPNVWGIQYKFTHDAILSVYASHPYDPEDYIRSYEEYLSYIPNKDMQG, from the coding sequence ATGGATGACGTCTTCGTGCATGCTCACGGCATCTGCGAAAGCAGGCAGATCGGCAGTGGAACGCGGATCTGGGCTTTTGCACATGTGCTCCCGGGAGCGAAAATCGGCAAGAACTGCAACATCTGCGACAACGTTTTCATTGAAAACGACGTCGTCATTGGCGACGACGTGACCATCAAATGTGGCGTGCAAATCTGGGACGGCCTGCGCATAGGCGACAAAGTTTTCATCGGCCCAAACGCCACCTTCACTAACGATATCTTCCCGCGATCGAAAGAATACCCCGAGGCCTTTGCTCAAACGTGCATTGGCGATGGTGCGTCGATAGGTGCCAATGCGACAATCCTTCCGGGACTGAAGATAGGTGCCAAGGCGATGATCGGTGCGGGGGCCGTGGTGACGAAGAACGTGCCGCCCAATGCCATTGTCACCGGAAACCCCGCAACGATAAGCGGCTACGTCAACATAAGCAGGGAGAAGGTCAGAAGTTTCACCGCTGGTGCACCTGACTTGCAGTCTGTGACGGAACCCGTGAGTCTGCAGGTCGGCGGGGCTGTGCTCTACCCGCTGCCACGCTTCTCAGACATGAGAGGGGAACTCTCCCCGATCGATTTCGGAAAAGACCTCCCCTTTAACCCAACGCGGCACTTTCTGGTTTTCAATGTTCCGGGAGGAAAGGTGCGCGGCGAACATGCCCACAAGGTCTGCGCCCAGTTTTTGATGGTGATCAGGGGCAAGGTCAGCATAGTCCTCGACGACGGTAATGATACCTGCGAAGTCTCACTTGATAGCCCGTCCGCCGGAGTGTATCTGCCGCCGAATGTCTGGGGCATCCAGTACAAATTCACCCACGATGCGATTTTGTCGGTGTACGCATCTCACCCCTATGATCCTGAGGACTATATCCGTTCTTACGAGGAATATCTTTCTTACATTCCGAATAAGGACATGCAGGGATAA